A single region of the Nicotiana sylvestris chromosome 6, ASM39365v2, whole genome shotgun sequence genome encodes:
- the LOC104212720 gene encoding CASP-like protein 1F2: MESFSVKNLQSPPRKSDTCLLGTQIFLRILATAFTLASTLIILTSKQTVTVFGIEMDARYSYSPTFKFFALANIIGCAFSVLSLFLAFVLGHKGFDPKHYFYIFLHDLIVMAVMLAGCAAATAIGYVGKHGEMHSGWMPICDHVSKFCHKVTNSVMLSYFSVICYLVLTIISANQSKRIQV; the protein is encoded by the exons ATGGAGAGTTTCAGTGTCAAAAATTTGCAAAGCCCACCTCGGAAATCTGACACATGTTTGTTGGGAACTCAAATTTTCCTGAGAATTTTGGCAACTGCATTCACATTGGCGTCCACTTTGATTATTCTAACCAGCAAACAGACTGTCACTGTATTTGGCATTGAGATGGATGCTCGCTATAGCTATTCTCCCACTTTCAA GTTCTTTGCTTTGGCAAATATCATTGGATGTGCCTTCTCTGTTCTGTCCCTCTTTCTGGCTTTTGTTTTAGGCCATAAGGGTTTTGACCCAAAGCACTACTTTTACATTTTCCTTCATGATTTG ATTGTGATGGCAGTAATGCTGGCTGGATGTGCAGCGGCGACTGCAATTGGATATGTGGGGAAACATGGAGAAATGCATTCGGGATGGATGCCCATTTGCGATCATGTATCCAAATTCTGTCACAAGGTTACAAACAGTGTCATGCTCTCCTACTTTTCTGTGATTTGCTACCTTGTACTCACTATAATCTCTGCAAATCAATCCAAACGGATCCAAGTTTAA